A genomic window from Agrobacterium larrymoorei includes:
- a CDS encoding phage tail length tape measure family protein, producing MNRQLEFELIFKAQAASAKNATNDLRNDVAALGNEVTKTAAAFDREAAAMNRDTEAARKNTDATNALTKAETKARQDALEASGAVAPAAPARGSRRRSRVSQPANPPAQPPAPPKPPEPQNPPANDNERSDRARRQNAGYQYLDIGQGIFGGMPLPMIAAQQGPQLLQIYAGQGGINTALKDFRTIASGAARAITPLTVGIAGLTSVVALGAIAYSGYLQSTKEVETAASGLGRAVAGSKTEMEAAAQAGASAAGISVSSARSMEAQFLRTGRIGSENFEALIAISKDFGATMGIATDEAGSMLAEMFADPAKAAETLYQKYGLIDAATARQATNLAAQNRQSEAQAVLLKALPSQLADASEATTALGRAWNAVARGASDAFDWMGKAVDRAVSGPSLEDQIAKAEAAKQRLATVGGIFDVFNPGKAEAIADAARLPELQAEKRRRDEALAAQKRQAEENRRSVAAVTLYEASPANARAMQEQKLRNEIEALKSGRGLIGVDDAKNDAAIEAKTRALDALINRQERMAELDRLDIQISNEKNPLLRAELEARRTRIQLADQEMSAEAIAIEAARARNRVIEETIASSTTQVSGMKAEAETRARLNSLVASGAITAADANRMLQEEVTLRPLIAAAAAAEGAEKERLNKTISDLRGGYAALAAEEKRASAMEYMRGQNDKLEQLRLEKDLVGANATVRGQALSLLEAEQRIRTMGISVSSREANQIRELAQEQAKLTREIEKQEEAWGRVQQAGEDAIGGVVDKLSDGDFSGALDAVKDALTSFVKDDIKANLSNALLGTDKATSADVGGFTGILSRLFGGGKRDPASLVSSAMGQSVGTMSVTAASVVVNGGMAGGLGGLIGGAANDNSNVVSFPGSISSYAKAIQSIESSGNYNALGPITKNGDRAYGAYQVMGANIGPWTQSALGRSLSANEFLSSKSAQDAVFEKIFGGYVSKYGASGAAQAWFGGPGSVGKGGNATDILGTSGTAYVQKFNAALGNATQSTTIAAQGLGNLGTGFSQFGQNLSSFFPSAPSSGGGGFFSNLFNSFFGGGGLNQSILKASPQTASAIASGIGGLFDVGGWTGPGETKDIAGVVHADEFVFSKKAVQKIGVPKLDAMHKGLLRGYSTGGYVSSGAVYPSAVAANSNGASGVSIAINNFSGQEVTTQETTDSRGNRQITMAIGQQVAATVGQRGNPMRSAIQREFGLKAPGVRR from the coding sequence ATGAACAGGCAGCTGGAATTCGAACTGATCTTCAAGGCGCAGGCCGCCTCTGCCAAAAACGCCACGAACGACCTGCGCAACGACGTTGCGGCGTTAGGAAATGAGGTCACGAAAACTGCCGCTGCGTTCGATCGCGAAGCAGCGGCAATGAACCGTGATACAGAAGCCGCTCGCAAAAACACCGACGCGACCAACGCCCTGACAAAGGCCGAGACGAAGGCACGCCAGGACGCACTGGAGGCATCCGGCGCGGTTGCTCCAGCTGCGCCCGCGAGGGGATCGCGCCGCCGATCGCGGGTATCACAACCCGCGAACCCGCCCGCTCAGCCACCTGCGCCGCCAAAGCCACCAGAGCCGCAAAACCCGCCAGCAAACGACAATGAGCGGAGCGATCGCGCCCGTCGCCAGAACGCGGGATATCAGTATCTCGATATCGGTCAGGGCATTTTCGGCGGCATGCCATTGCCGATGATCGCGGCACAGCAAGGGCCGCAGCTTCTCCAGATCTACGCAGGCCAGGGCGGTATCAATACCGCGCTGAAGGATTTCCGGACGATCGCCAGCGGCGCTGCTCGCGCTATCACGCCGTTGACTGTCGGCATCGCCGGGCTGACATCTGTCGTCGCTCTTGGCGCGATCGCGTATAGCGGCTACCTGCAGTCCACAAAGGAGGTCGAAACCGCCGCCTCAGGGCTTGGCCGTGCGGTTGCTGGCAGCAAGACGGAGATGGAAGCTGCCGCACAGGCTGGCGCGTCTGCTGCCGGTATTTCGGTGTCGTCGGCCCGATCGATGGAAGCGCAGTTCCTGCGCACTGGCCGGATCGGTTCGGAGAACTTCGAAGCGCTGATCGCGATTTCCAAGGATTTCGGCGCGACGATGGGCATTGCGACCGACGAAGCCGGTTCGATGCTTGCGGAAATGTTCGCAGATCCTGCCAAGGCGGCGGAAACGCTTTACCAAAAGTACGGATTGATTGACGCGGCGACAGCACGTCAGGCTACGAACCTTGCTGCGCAGAACCGCCAGTCCGAGGCGCAAGCCGTTCTTCTGAAGGCTCTTCCAAGCCAGTTGGCAGATGCCAGTGAAGCGACGACTGCGCTCGGCCGCGCTTGGAATGCGGTTGCTAGAGGTGCGAGCGACGCGTTCGACTGGATGGGTAAAGCGGTTGATCGGGCAGTGTCCGGACCAAGCCTGGAAGATCAGATCGCCAAGGCTGAAGCCGCAAAACAACGTCTCGCCACGGTTGGCGGGATCTTCGACGTTTTCAATCCGGGCAAAGCTGAAGCTATCGCCGACGCGGCACGGCTTCCCGAGCTTCAGGCTGAAAAACGACGCCGTGATGAAGCTTTGGCCGCGCAGAAGAGGCAAGCCGAAGAAAACCGCCGCAGTGTTGCAGCCGTCACCCTCTATGAGGCTTCCCCCGCAAACGCTCGCGCAATGCAGGAGCAAAAGCTCCGCAACGAGATCGAGGCTCTGAAAAGCGGTCGAGGCCTGATCGGCGTTGACGATGCCAAGAACGATGCAGCGATCGAGGCAAAGACACGTGCGCTCGATGCGCTGATCAATCGTCAAGAGCGCATGGCAGAGCTGGATCGGCTCGATATCCAGATTTCCAACGAGAAAAATCCTCTATTGCGAGCCGAGCTGGAAGCCCGCCGCACGCGCATCCAGTTGGCAGATCAGGAAATGTCAGCGGAGGCGATCGCTATTGAGGCCGCACGCGCCCGTAACCGCGTGATCGAGGAGACGATCGCCAGCAGCACCACGCAAGTATCCGGCATGAAGGCCGAGGCCGAGACGCGGGCGAGATTGAACTCACTCGTTGCTTCCGGGGCGATCACGGCGGCCGACGCGAACCGCATGCTTCAGGAAGAGGTCACGCTCAGACCTCTAATCGCAGCCGCCGCAGCTGCTGAAGGGGCCGAAAAAGAGCGCCTCAACAAAACGATTTCCGATCTGCGCGGCGGTTACGCGGCTCTCGCGGCGGAGGAAAAACGCGCGTCCGCCATGGAGTACATGCGCGGTCAAAATGACAAGCTTGAGCAGCTGCGCCTGGAAAAGGATCTCGTCGGCGCAAACGCGACGGTACGTGGTCAGGCGTTGTCATTGCTCGAAGCCGAACAGCGTATCCGCACAATGGGCATTTCTGTGTCCAGCCGCGAGGCAAACCAGATCCGTGAATTGGCACAAGAGCAGGCAAAGCTAACGCGCGAGATCGAAAAGCAGGAAGAGGCGTGGGGCCGCGTCCAGCAGGCCGGTGAAGACGCGATCGGCGGGGTTGTCGATAAGTTATCGGACGGCGATTTCAGTGGTGCGCTCGATGCCGTCAAGGATGCCCTGACCAGTTTCGTCAAGGATGACATCAAAGCCAACCTTAGCAACGCGCTTCTTGGTACCGACAAGGCGACTTCGGCGGATGTCGGCGGTTTCACCGGCATCCTCTCCCGGTTGTTTGGCGGCGGTAAAAGAGACCCCGCGTCCCTCGTAAGCAGCGCCATGGGACAGTCTGTCGGAACGATGTCTGTCACGGCGGCGAGCGTCGTTGTTAACGGCGGTATGGCTGGCGGTTTAGGCGGGCTTATTGGCGGCGCTGCTAATGACAATTCCAATGTCGTGAGCTTTCCCGGCTCGATCTCTAGTTACGCGAAAGCAATTCAGTCGATCGAGAGCAGCGGCAACTATAACGCGCTCGGCCCGATCACCAAGAACGGCGATCGTGCGTATGGTGCCTATCAGGTGATGGGCGCGAACATCGGCCCGTGGACGCAAAGCGCACTTGGCCGTAGCCTTTCGGCCAATGAGTTCCTGTCATCCAAATCGGCGCAAGATGCCGTCTTTGAAAAAATCTTCGGCGGTTATGTTTCGAAGTACGGTGCTTCAGGAGCTGCTCAGGCGTGGTTCGGCGGTCCCGGTTCTGTCGGCAAGGGTGGCAATGCGACTGACATTCTCGGCACCTCCGGCACGGCATATGTCCAGAAATTCAATGCAGCGCTCGGTAACGCCACCCAAAGCACGACGATAGCTGCACAGGGTCTAGGCAACCTTGGCACGGGTTTCAGCCAGTTCGGCCAAAACCTGTCTAGTTTCTTCCCGTCCGCGCCTAGCAGCGGCGGCGGCGGTTTCTTCAGCAACCTGTTCAATAGCTTTTTTGGTGGCGGCGGTCTTAATCAGTCAATCCTGAAAGCTTCTCCGCAGACGGCATCTGCGATCGCATCAGGGATCGGTGGCCTCTTCGATGTCGGCGGTTGGACCGGCCCTGGGGAAACAAAAGACATTGCAGGCGTGGTTCATGCAGATGAATTCGTGTTCTCGAAGAAAGCTGTCCAGAAGATCGGCGTTCCGAAGCTCGATGCCATGCATAAAGGCTTGCTGCGCGGATACTCGACCGGAGGTTACGTCAGTTCGGGCGCTGTTTACCCCTCTGCTGTCGCCGCCAACTCTAACGGCGCTTCCGGTGTCTCGATCGCCATCAATAATTTTTCCGGGCAGGAAGTCACGACACAGGAAACGACCGATAGTCGCGGGAACCGGCAAATCACCATGGCGATCGGGCAGCAGGTTGCCGCGACGGTTGGTCAACGCGGCAATCCCATGCGTAGTGCGATCCAGCGGGAATTCGGCCTGAAGGCTCCGGGGGTCAGACGATGA
- a CDS encoding NlpC/P60 family protein, whose protein sequence is MNSMARVTDQHWSDRFVGLPYKEFGRDRDGCDCWGLACTIYREELGIRLPDYLGYGSVEEHGEIAALVSGATSSPLWIPISGTAIAFDISVFRRGRLDTHVGIVVHHGLMIHVAEDDCAKIESYRSGAWGHRLTGTYRHVDMISRAF, encoded by the coding sequence ATGAATTCGATGGCTCGCGTTACTGATCAGCATTGGAGCGACCGCTTTGTGGGTCTACCATACAAGGAATTCGGCCGCGATCGCGACGGCTGCGATTGCTGGGGGCTGGCGTGCACGATCTACCGCGAGGAGCTGGGCATCCGGCTTCCCGATTACCTGGGCTACGGTTCCGTCGAAGAGCATGGCGAGATCGCAGCGCTGGTTTCCGGCGCGACCTCGTCACCACTCTGGATACCCATATCAGGCACGGCGATCGCATTCGATATCTCTGTTTTCCGTCGCGGCCGACTTGATACCCATGTCGGGATCGTCGTGCATCACGGGCTGATGATCCATGTGGCCGAAGACGATTGCGCCAAGATCGAAAGTTACCGATCGGGCGCATGGGGGCACCGTCTAACGGGCACTTATCGGCACGTCGATATGATTTCGAGGGCGTTTTGA
- the gpJ gene encoding TipJ family phage tail tip protein — MSPQTQLIPVLAAPMIDPAAGRIDMAMPVGSTLAEIVRAALPELSSNDWHNCRVAIVSERGSIIVPAKHWHSVRPRDGARVVIRLVPGKNALKSILSIVVAIAAVALGQFWAVPFASALGISTGLAAGLIGLGVTVIGNLLINALIPPPKPPQTLNAENRYNITGWRNRFEPDTAVPLPLGTMRYAPPFGAYTYSEIVGDWQYLRCLFCFGYGPVNLSGFQIGDTSLSEYDEVELEVREGRAGDAPLSMFPRQIIEDTIGAELLMPYPRNDLGDIISGSPAKEERVVRTTGADASGASIIFAWPSGLVRFNDKGEPGSHTVTIRIEQRRVDAEEWQLVKTINVSARKLEAFYRQHTWDFPTRGRWQVSCTMLTAETSDSKIQQRTSWAALQTIRPEYPLNFPHPLAVVALRIKATHQLNGQLDNFNALVSRPCLDYDHTNGPWIERNTRNPASLYRYVLQSPANPKAVSDTGIDEEALADWHDFCRINDLKYDRVIEEKSTTLRDLLTEIAAAGRASPRHDGLKWSVTVDRPDKLLVDHISPRNSYDLRISRSYVQPPDGFRVSFQDATNDYKAAERIVPWPGKETAELLLLEELELPGKTDPDEIYLEARRRMYEAMYRPDVYTVSQDGPIRVSTRGDLVHLSSHVINRVQVAARVKSTDSRFIEIDESVTMEPGKNYAVRFRTGITADDTIGTSIVRTLVKTPGEKSVLLVEGKGDMPVAGDLLHFGEASTVDYPVVVTGVEAGEDFSSHLRLIDAAPIIDELINAEIVPPWSGRAGAEIPETASQPSAPRFTSIRSGYSGTGALNRIDYLLQAGTGPVPASTFQVDHRVNGATAWTTISIAVADGGGSVTTYQNGSTVQMRARALSADGTPGPYTATITFKVGGDDLAIPNALPSGMISVGALLGAAVIQFSTGDDAGISRVQVYRSTSSVLNRATDAATLLAVQPSRSYSAPIGDTTRENLLTNGAMDNAGTWTAGSGWSIANGKGSKSAGAASALSQPLAAESGKFYRIAYSLSDVTAGNLTPQLLGGSMRAGTARNANGMFSDRIQAVTGNNTFALAASSAFAGSVDNAVAYLETSTCLAQGTHYFWLEPQNDDGIPGPVSGPFSVIIL, encoded by the coding sequence ATGAGCCCTCAAACCCAGCTCATACCGGTTTTGGCAGCCCCCATGATCGACCCGGCCGCAGGCCGGATCGACATGGCAATGCCTGTAGGATCGACTCTGGCCGAGATCGTTAGAGCAGCACTGCCGGAGCTATCTTCTAACGACTGGCACAACTGCCGCGTTGCGATCGTTAGCGAACGCGGCTCGATTATCGTTCCTGCAAAGCATTGGCATTCAGTTCGCCCTCGCGACGGCGCTCGCGTCGTCATCCGGCTAGTGCCCGGAAAGAACGCGCTCAAATCCATTCTTTCAATTGTTGTTGCCATTGCCGCCGTCGCCCTGGGGCAGTTCTGGGCCGTTCCGTTTGCAAGCGCGCTCGGCATCTCGACTGGCCTTGCTGCCGGTCTGATTGGCCTTGGCGTGACCGTCATCGGCAATCTGTTGATTAACGCCCTTATCCCCCCGCCAAAGCCACCGCAGACTTTGAACGCCGAAAACCGCTACAACATCACTGGTTGGCGAAATCGGTTTGAACCCGACACTGCCGTGCCTCTGCCACTCGGCACAATGCGCTATGCTCCACCTTTTGGCGCGTACACCTACAGCGAGATAGTGGGCGACTGGCAATATCTCCGCTGCCTTTTCTGCTTTGGCTACGGGCCGGTCAATCTCTCGGGATTTCAGATCGGCGACACCTCTCTGTCAGAGTATGACGAGGTCGAGCTAGAGGTGCGCGAAGGTCGCGCCGGTGATGCGCCGCTCTCGATGTTCCCGCGCCAGATCATTGAAGACACGATCGGCGCTGAATTGCTGATGCCGTATCCCCGCAATGATCTCGGCGACATCATCAGCGGCAGTCCTGCAAAGGAAGAACGCGTCGTTAGAACCACCGGTGCGGATGCCTCCGGAGCGAGCATCATTTTCGCATGGCCGAGTGGCCTTGTCAGATTTAACGACAAGGGCGAGCCCGGCAGTCACACCGTTACCATCCGCATCGAGCAGCGGCGTGTGGATGCTGAAGAATGGCAGCTCGTTAAAACCATCAATGTCAGCGCGCGTAAGCTGGAAGCATTTTACCGGCAGCACACATGGGATTTCCCTACCCGTGGCCGCTGGCAGGTCAGTTGCACCATGCTGACGGCAGAAACCAGCGATTCAAAAATCCAACAGCGCACGAGCTGGGCAGCGTTGCAGACGATCCGCCCGGAATACCCGCTTAATTTCCCGCATCCGCTCGCGGTTGTGGCGCTTCGCATCAAGGCGACGCACCAATTGAATGGGCAACTCGACAATTTCAACGCGCTCGTATCGAGACCCTGCCTCGATTACGATCATACCAATGGCCCATGGATCGAGCGCAACACCCGCAATCCTGCTTCGCTCTACCGCTATGTGCTCCAGTCGCCTGCCAATCCGAAGGCTGTTTCCGATACCGGGATCGATGAGGAGGCTTTGGCCGACTGGCATGATTTCTGCCGCATCAACGATCTGAAGTACGACCGCGTCATTGAAGAGAAGTCTACGACGCTCCGCGATCTGTTGACCGAGATTGCCGCCGCAGGTCGCGCCAGTCCGCGTCATGACGGGCTAAAATGGTCTGTTACCGTTGATCGGCCTGATAAGCTGTTGGTTGATCACATTAGCCCGCGCAACAGCTATGATCTGCGCATTTCCCGCTCCTACGTCCAGCCACCTGATGGCTTCCGCGTCTCGTTTCAGGACGCCACGAACGATTACAAAGCGGCGGAGCGCATTGTGCCATGGCCGGGAAAAGAGACGGCGGAGCTACTTCTCCTGGAAGAGCTTGAACTGCCGGGCAAGACCGACCCGGACGAAATCTATCTGGAAGCGCGCCGCCGCATGTATGAGGCGATGTACCGCCCTGACGTTTACACCGTCTCGCAAGACGGCCCTATCAGAGTCTCCACCCGTGGCGATCTGGTCCACCTCTCCAGCCATGTCATCAACCGAGTGCAGGTCGCAGCGCGGGTAAAATCGACCGACAGCCGCTTCATCGAAATCGATGAGAGCGTGACCATGGAGCCCGGCAAGAACTATGCGGTCCGCTTCCGGACTGGCATTACCGCCGACGACACGATCGGGACGTCGATCGTTAGAACTCTGGTTAAAACGCCGGGCGAAAAAAGCGTTCTGCTGGTCGAAGGCAAGGGCGACATGCCTGTCGCCGGTGACCTTCTCCATTTCGGGGAAGCGTCCACGGTTGATTACCCGGTGGTTGTTACGGGCGTCGAGGCCGGTGAAGACTTCTCGTCTCATCTTCGCCTGATCGACGCAGCGCCAATTATCGATGAACTGATCAACGCGGAAATTGTGCCGCCATGGTCGGGGCGAGCTGGCGCTGAGATCCCGGAAACGGCATCGCAACCGTCCGCGCCGCGCTTCACCTCGATACGATCGGGTTACTCTGGCACCGGCGCATTGAACCGCATCGACTATTTGCTCCAGGCCGGAACCGGTCCCGTACCCGCGTCCACATTCCAGGTTGATCATAGGGTGAACGGCGCGACGGCCTGGACAACGATCTCTATAGCCGTTGCAGATGGCGGCGGATCGGTGACGACCTATCAGAACGGTTCGACGGTCCAGATGCGCGCAAGGGCACTGTCTGCCGATGGAACGCCGGGACCTTATACCGCTACCATTACATTCAAGGTCGGTGGCGATGATCTCGCCATTCCTAACGCATTGCCATCGGGCATGATTTCCGTTGGCGCTCTGCTCGGAGCTGCGGTCATCCAGTTTTCCACCGGAGACGACGCCGGGATTTCCAGGGTGCAGGTCTACCGCTCTACCTCGTCTGTCCTTAACCGAGCGACCGACGCGGCAACACTTTTGGCCGTCCAACCGTCGCGCAGCTATTCCGCTCCTATCGGTGACACAACGCGCGAAAACCTGCTGACAAACGGCGCGATGGACAATGCCGGAACTTGGACGGCGGGAAGTGGCTGGAGCATAGCCAATGGAAAGGGCAGCAAATCGGCCGGAGCGGCAAGCGCTCTTTCTCAGCCACTCGCCGCAGAAAGCGGCAAGTTTTATCGGATCGCCTACTCACTCTCTGATGTCACGGCGGGCAATCTGACGCCGCAACTGCTTGGTGGATCGATGCGTGCAGGAACTGCGCGCAATGCCAACGGCATGTTTAGCGATCGCATCCAGGCCGTGACCGGGAACAACACATTCGCGCTTGCTGCCTCGTCAGCTTTCGCAGGTTCCGTCGATAACGCCGTTGCCTACCTCGAAACATCAACCTGCCTAGCGCAGGGCACCCATTATTTCTGGCTCGAACCCCAAAACGATGACGGCATTCCCGGACCGGTTTCCGGCCCGTTCTCCGTCATCATTCTGTGA